From Micromonas commoda chromosome 3, complete sequence, a single genomic window includes:
- a CDS encoding predicted protein — translation MRGSASRTVAWAALARSATIDPARIIASAARASAPAHRREDASRSRGRWIERRRRHEHPRFSTVGEAFLVAAHAEVLRRAGAEVPANLAQLLAVVTAEGASPLPPDARDGLHPLVLPIAKAWRGDRDDDRVVGLLLRPSPSSPRAPLAGPLPVVLAGPGGVRMLAKDAASYVHAAIIREDASPASATTTPEPYPVAGAAGAAGRAMYTRGELAASSMPDRPEVFILRNVGKFPDDMEAMALRHLRGVEKEGASPSQSAVTSALVTAEWYANDRAFEGWAGPQAFNARMLFAMGRADEARDAARVALSTAACWDTVGTERGGAAEMAALAGLDARMGARELREMLETGGEAHKAAAAAMAGRIPENVGASGGPRGEGGMSEETSRGYATRAAAAALDAVALGSEADVARGAGESWENAREEVGSAYGEAGLAGLAAFVLRR, via the coding sequence ATGAggggctcggcgtcgaggaccgtcgcgtgggcggcgctcgcccggagcgcgacgatcgaccccgcgcggatcatcgcctccgccgcgcgcgcgtcggcgcccgcgcatcgtcgcgaAGACGcatcgcggtcgcgcggtcgATGGATcgagcgacgtcgtcgtcacgaGCACCCTCGGTTCAgcaccgtcggcgaggcgttcctcgtcgccgcgcacgccgaggtgctccgccgcgccggcgccgaggtcccggcgaacctcgcgcagctcctcgcggtcgtcaccgcggagggcgccTCGCCGTTACCCCCGGACGCTCGAGACGGACTGCACCCGCTCGTCCTCCCGATCGCGAAAGCGtggcgaggcgatcgcgacgacgatcgggTCGTggggctgctgctgcgcccgtcgccgtcgtcgccccgtgcgccgctcgcgggtcCACTTCCCGTGGTCCTCGCAGGCCCCGGGGGGGTCCGCATGCTCGCGAAGGACGCAGCATCctacgtccacgccgccatAATCCGTGAAGACGCTTCGCCGGcttccgcgacgacgacgccggagccgtaCCCGGTGGccggcgcggctggcgcggcggggcgggcgatgtacacccgcggcgagctcgccgcgtcgtccatgcCGGACCGACCGGAGGTTTTCATACTACGAAACGTGGGCAAGTTCCCCGACGACATGGAGGCCATGGCGCTGCGTCACCTGCGAGGAGTCGAAAAGGAGGGCGCGAGTCCGTCGCAATCCGCCGTCACCAGCGCTCTGGTCACCGCCGAGTGGTACGCGAACgaccgcgcgttcgagggaTGGGCCGGTCCGCAGGCGTTCAACGCGAGGATGTTGTTCGCGATgggccgcgcggacgaggcgagggacgccgcgagggtcgcgctgtccaccgcggcgtgctGGGACACGGTGGGcaccgaacgcggcggcgccgcggagatggcggcgctcgccggccTCGACGCTAGAatgggcgcgagggagctccGGGAGATGCTGGAGACCGGGGGCGAGGCGcacaaggcggcggcggcggcgatggcggggcGGATCCCCGAGAACGTAGGCGCCTCGGGGGGTCCGCGGGGAGAAGGAGGAATGTCCGAGGAGACGTCGCGAGGgtacgcgacgcgcgcggcggcggcggcgttggacgcggTGGCTCTCGGGTCGGAGGCTGACGTGGcacggggcgcgggggagtcgTGGGAGaacgcgagggaggaggtgGGGTCGGCGTACGGGGAGGCTGGCCTGGCGGGGTTGGCGGCGTTCGTGCTTCGCAGGTGA